The following proteins are co-located in the Candidatus Deferrimicrobiaceae bacterium genome:
- a CDS encoding secondary thiamine-phosphate synthase enzyme YjbQ — protein MKSYRKELWFNAPTRRAYINITGQVEGCLRESGIKEGLILVSAMHITASVFINDDDSGLHHDFDVWLEKLAPHEPVSQYRHNNGEDNADAHLKRSIMGRETVVAVTNGKLDFGPWEQIFYGEFDGRRRKRVLVKIIGE, from the coding sequence ATGAAGAGCTATCGGAAGGAGCTTTGGTTCAATGCCCCCACAAGGCGGGCTTACATAAACATTACCGGGCAGGTGGAAGGATGCCTCAGGGAGAGTGGGATCAAAGAGGGGCTCATTCTCGTAAGCGCGATGCACATTACGGCGTCCGTTTTTATTAATGACGATGATTCCGGTCTTCATCACGACTTTGACGTTTGGCTTGAGAAACTTGCTCCTCACGAACCGGTCTCCCAGTACCGACACAATAACGGCGAAGATAATGCCGATGCCCATCTAAAGCGGTCAATCATGGGAAGGGAAACCGTTGTAGCCGTCACCAATGGGAAGTTGGATTTTGGTCCGTGGGAGCAAATATTTTACGGGGAATTCGACGGACGGCGACGGAAGCGCGTCTTGGTGAAGATCATCGGG